A region of Catenibacterium mitsuokai DNA encodes the following proteins:
- the tnpA gene encoding IS200/IS605 family transposase yields the protein MSEKKYHSASHCKYLIQYHIIWCPKFRFSVLKGNVENTLKQTLQKICNDYNYHIKALEVMPDHIHIFIDVPQTVAPCDVARTLKSISAIELFKAYPQLKKFYARYGALWSGGYFVSTVERISEATVVKYIEELKDD from the coding sequence ATGAGTGAAAAAAAATATCATAGTGCTTCACATTGTAAATATCTAATACAATATCATATCATATGGTGTCCTAAATTCAGATTTTCGGTTTTAAAAGGTAATGTTGAAAATACTTTAAAACAGACATTACAGAAAATTTGTAATGATTATAATTATCATATAAAAGCACTCGAAGTGATGCCAGATCATATACATATTTTCATAGATGTGCCACAGACTGTTGCTCCTTGCGATGTGGCTAGAACTCTTAAAAGTATCAGTGCTATCGAATTATTTAAAGCGTACCCGCAGCTAAAAAAGTTCTATGCAAGATATGGAGCTTTATGGTCAGGAGGGTATTTTGTCTCAACTGTAGAACGCATAAGCGAAGCTACAGTAGTTAAGTATATAGAGGAACTAAAAGATGATTAG
- a CDS encoding L,D-transpeptidase family protein has protein sequence MDIDSLKASKKTDQLFLVCVDHYNTSHATFYYYKKEEKWELVLQTPALIGQRGMGEGKEGARQTPIGEYTFGKLMGIAPDPGTIMLYHQITEDDYWCGEQYYNEFVDEKTRNHSHCTKENDEHLIDYAKPYEYTAFFNYNKECIKGKGSAYFFHCFGTHDYTMGCVALHHDIVKYLFTMIDEKTIMIIDSYDNLYKY, from the coding sequence ATGGATATAGATTCTTTAAAAGCATCAAAGAAAACAGATCAGCTCTTTTTGGTTTGTGTCGATCATTATAATACAAGTCATGCGACATTCTATTATTATAAGAAAGAAGAAAAATGGGAGCTTGTCTTACAAACACCAGCACTTATTGGACAAAGAGGCATGGGTGAAGGAAAAGAAGGAGCAAGACAAACACCTATAGGTGAATATACTTTTGGTAAACTCATGGGTATTGCGCCAGATCCTGGTACAATAATGCTTTATCATCAGATTACTGAAGATGATTATTGGTGTGGTGAACAATATTATAATGAGTTTGTGGATGAAAAGACTAGGAACCATTCTCATTGTACAAAAGAGAATGATGAACATCTCATCGATTATGCAAAGCCTTATGAATACACAGCCTTCTTTAACTATAATAAGGAGTGTATTAAAGGAAAGGGGAGTGCTTATTTCTTTCACTGTTTTGGTACTCATGACTATACAATGGGATGCGTTGCCTTACATCATGATATTGTGAAATATCTCTTTACTATGATTGATGAGAAGACGATTATGATCATCGATTCTTACGATAATTTGTATAAATATTAG
- a CDS encoding M15 family metallopeptidase: protein MKKKRILLITLIFALLICFFFFLPKEVKQPVKKKIKSISYEHPEYKERYNLYKSKHPHLTKEEIVTLVNMNRDYDFYDHIIKQEHPNDLNTIVNKYYQLDENYAPDDLVEINNKAKKYGFLYGKHTARKVLYDDFIALQEACYQKGFELYVTSGYRSTLWQKEIYNHMVETYDVAKADETCSRPGHSEHTTGLGLDVALDQYKYEDVVNHPCYKWFLSQLSQYGFILRYPKDKDDLTGYHYESWHIRYVGKDLAKKVEESQLTFDEYYARHY from the coding sequence ATGAAAAAGAAGAGAATTCTATTAATAACACTTATTTTTGCATTATTGATCTGTTTTTTCTTTTTCTTGCCTAAAGAAGTTAAACAGCCAGTAAAGAAAAAAATAAAATCTATAAGTTATGAACATCCAGAATATAAAGAACGTTATAATTTATATAAAAGTAAGCATCCTCATCTAACGAAAGAAGAGATTGTTACACTTGTAAATATGAATCGTGATTATGATTTCTATGATCATATTATAAAACAAGAACATCCTAATGATTTAAATACAATTGTGAATAAATATTATCAGTTAGATGAAAACTATGCGCCCGATGATCTTGTAGAAATCAATAATAAAGCTAAAAAGTATGGTTTTCTTTATGGTAAACATACTGCTCGAAAAGTTTTATATGATGATTTTATTGCTTTACAAGAGGCTTGTTATCAAAAGGGCTTTGAGTTATACGTAACTTCTGGCTATCGTTCTACACTTTGGCAAAAAGAAATCTATAATCATATGGTAGAAACCTATGATGTTGCAAAGGCCGATGAAACATGTTCACGTCCCGGTCATAGTGAGCATACAACAGGTCTAGGACTTGATGTTGCTTTAGATCAATACAAATATGAAGATGTTGTTAATCATCCTTGCTATAAATGGTTTTTAAGTCAATTAAGTCAATATGGTTTTATTCTACGTTACCCAAAGGATAAAGACGATTTGACAGGGTATCATTATGAATCATGGCATATTCGTTATGTGGGTAAAGATTTAGCTAAAAAGGTAGAAGAGAGTCAATTAACATTTGATGAATATTATGCTAGACATTACTAG
- a CDS encoding peptide ABC transporter substrate-binding protein yields MKSLKIIVAAALVASMLVGCGSTSDDKAIYNFSSEADVTSLDSSVSDDGVSFNAIHAFSEGLMDITAKGGTKLVPAAASSYKVSDDGLTYTFTIRKNAKWSNGDDLTADDFVYSWRKLIANAGSYAYIFGKEGACIKNADELAELGTTAGDKIKELGVEAKDKKTLQVTLSQPCPYFLEIMTFPCFYPQNQKFVEKCGSKYATDAKYLLANGPFKVTKWTKSNKITFEKNNKYYDADKIELDGLNMYLVQDPKTAAAAFDNGKVDFATINSALVDKYEGKDSLVKFKQGYMYYLYLNFNNKALANTNIRKALSLAIDRKDLCNKVLKDGSREADGFVSADFTYGPDGKEYRSEGKDYTEYNLKEAQAAFDQGLKELGVSSLKLRLLYGTDETPADTEAEYLQACFKKLKGLDIEMVATVKKDRVERQKSGDFDISCARWGPDFPDPITYLNLVSTGNSNNYGKYNNAKYDQLIKASATERDAKKRWQMLYQAEDICMSEYAVLPVFQKGAASLQNKKYTGIVYEAALGSAFTFKFIHKTK; encoded by the coding sequence ATGAAAAGTCTCAAGATTATAGTGGCAGCAGCTTTGGTTGCTTCTATGTTAGTGGGATGTGGTTCTACTTCCGATGATAAAGCAATTTATAACTTTTCAAGTGAAGCAGATGTAACATCTCTAGATTCAAGTGTATCTGATGATGGTGTTTCATTTAATGCGATTCATGCATTTAGTGAAGGACTCATGGATATTACTGCAAAGGGTGGTACAAAGCTTGTACCAGCTGCTGCATCATCTTATAAGGTATCAGATGATGGATTAACTTATACATTTACTATTAGAAAGAATGCGAAATGGTCTAATGGTGATGATTTAACAGCTGATGATTTTGTTTATTCATGGAGAAAACTAATTGCGAATGCAGGTAGCTATGCCTATATCTTTGGTAAAGAAGGGGCATGTATTAAGAATGCAGATGAATTGGCTGAACTTGGTACTACTGCTGGTGATAAGATCAAGGAACTAGGTGTTGAAGCAAAGGATAAGAAAACATTACAGGTTACTTTATCTCAGCCATGTCCTTATTTCCTAGAAATTATGACATTCCCATGCTTCTATCCACAGAATCAGAAATTTGTTGAAAAGTGTGGTTCTAAATATGCTACTGATGCGAAGTATTTACTTGCAAATGGTCCATTCAAGGTGACTAAGTGGACTAAGTCTAATAAGATTACTTTTGAAAAGAATAATAAATACTATGATGCAGATAAGATTGAACTAGATGGTTTAAATATGTATCTTGTTCAAGATCCTAAGACTGCAGCTGCAGCATTTGATAATGGTAAAGTTGATTTTGCGACTATTAACTCAGCTTTAGTTGATAAGTATGAAGGTAAAGATAGTCTTGTAAAGTTCAAACAGGGTTATATGTATTATTTATATTTGAACTTCAATAACAAGGCTCTTGCGAATACAAATATTCGTAAAGCATTATCTCTCGCTATTGATCGTAAAGACTTATGTAATAAAGTCTTAAAGGATGGTTCTAGAGAAGCAGATGGTTTTGTAAGTGCTGATTTCACTTATGGACCAGATGGTAAAGAATATCGTTCAGAAGGTAAAGATTATACTGAATATAATCTAAAAGAAGCACAGGCTGCTTTTGATCAAGGCTTAAAAGAACTTGGTGTTTCTTCATTAAAATTAAGATTGCTTTATGGTACAGATGAAACACCTGCAGATACTGAAGCAGAATATTTACAGGCATGTTTCAAAAAACTTAAAGGTTTAGATATCGAAATGGTTGCAACTGTTAAGAAAGACCGTGTAGAACGTCAGAAATCAGGCGACTTTGATATCTCATGTGCAAGATGGGGACCAGACTTCCCAGATCCAATCACTTATTTGAACCTTGTTTCTACAGGTAACTCAAATAACTATGGTAAATATAACAATGCGAAGTATGATCAGCTTATTAAGGCTTCTGCAACTGAAAGAGATGCTAAGAAGAGATGGCAGATGCTTTATCAGGCAGAAGATATCTGTATGAGTGAATATGCTGTATTACCAGTATTCCAGAAGGGCGCTGCATCATTACAGAATAAGAAATATACAGGTATTGTATATGAAGCTGCATTAGGTTCAGCATTCACATTCAAGTTTATTCATAAGACTAAATAA
- the nrdG gene encoding anaerobic ribonucleoside-triphosphate reductase activating protein, with translation MRYAQIREVDIANGPGIRVSLYTQGCHRHCPFCFNQETWDFNGGKAFTSELEDVLIKLINKPHIAGFTLLGGEPFEEENRDDILELLKHIKKECPTKSIWVYSSFLYEEIMEWKQPLLDYVDVLVDGPFVNELKDANLKFRGSSNQRIIDIKKTKENKDITLVEFKEI, from the coding sequence ATGCGTTATGCACAAATAAGAGAAGTAGATATTGCGAATGGACCAGGTATTAGAGTATCTCTTTATACTCAAGGATGTCATCGTCATTGTCCATTCTGTTTTAATCAGGAAACATGGGATTTTAATGGAGGAAAGGCTTTTACATCTGAATTAGAAGATGTATTAATTAAACTAATTAATAAACCCCATATTGCAGGATTCACACTTTTAGGTGGAGAACCTTTTGAAGAAGAAAACAGAGACGATATTTTAGAATTACTCAAACATATCAAAAAAGAATGTCCTACTAAATCTATTTGGGTCTATTCTTCATTCCTTTATGAAGAAATTATGGAATGGAAACAGCCATTACTTGATTATGTTGATGTATTAGTAGATGGACCATTTGTAAATGAATTAAAAGATGCAAATCTCAAATTCAGAGGTTCTTCTAATCAAAGAATTATTGATATTAAGAAAACAAAAGAAAATAAAGATATCACTTTAGTTGAGTTCAAAGAGATATAA
- a CDS encoding energy-coupling factor ABC transporter ATP-binding protein: MIKLNHFSFSYIENRIILDDLNFHIQKGEKVGLIGCNGAGKSTLLKTIIGIENGQGELKVTDLTMNNQNLASIRSHIGYVFQDSDNQLFMSSVYEDVAFGPMNEGLQGDELEERINKALDLVHMQEKKHEKIYRLSGGEKKRAAIATVLSMRPDILLFDEPSVSLDPKHRRGLINVLNELPYTMLIASHDLDFIYDTCDRVLLLSNGKLVADGPTQDILTNKKLLEENGLELPLSFSRQKSI, encoded by the coding sequence ATGATTAAACTGAATCATTTCTCTTTCTCTTATATAGAGAATCGTATTATATTAGATGATTTGAATTTTCATATCCAAAAAGGTGAAAAAGTAGGGCTCATTGGCTGTAATGGAGCAGGGAAATCTACACTTCTTAAAACTATTATTGGAATAGAAAATGGTCAGGGAGAACTGAAAGTTACAGATTTAACTATGAACAATCAAAACCTTGCATCCATTCGTTCCCATATAGGTTATGTCTTCCAGGATTCAGATAATCAGCTCTTTATGTCTTCTGTATATGAGGATGTAGCCTTTGGCCCAATGAATGAAGGATTACAGGGAGATGAATTAGAAGAACGTATCAACAAAGCATTAGATCTTGTACATATGCAGGAAAAGAAGCATGAGAAGATTTATCGCTTATCTGGTGGGGAGAAAAAAAGAGCTGCCATTGCGACAGTCCTTTCTATGCGTCCAGATATTCTATTATTTGATGAACCTTCTGTTTCATTAGATCCTAAACATCGTCGTGGACTAATTAACGTATTAAACGAACTCCCTTATACAATGTTGATAGCGTCCCATGATTTAGATTTTATTTATGATACATGTGATCGTGTTTTATTACTATCTAATGGAAAACTTGTTGCAGATGGACCAACTCAAGACATCTTAACAAATAAAAAGCTTCTTGAAGAAAATGGTTTAGAGCTTCCTCTTTCATTTAGTAGACAAAAGAGTATATAA